A window from Fragaria vesca subsp. vesca linkage group LG5, FraVesHawaii_1.0, whole genome shotgun sequence encodes these proteins:
- the LOC101294273 gene encoding probable disease resistance protein At1g61310-like, translating to MAFLIDIGTVIVGKLVELTVTPVGRQVGYLIYYNRNVKKLENQLNNLVAVSQDVERKVGEEKRNSREVEVHVNNWLTDVKKITGEANVILNEEHKEKMKCLCGLFPNLVVRHQLSRKSTKLVCEVAEIYGKKDFSTFAHSTTPQDVPSKDYEALSSRTVVVDQIMDVLRNSPNINMIGVYGFGGVGKTTLVKEVSRQATQDKTLFEDVAMILDVKQNPSIQRIQQEIAEKLGLDLPENKTVAGRARLLSSRIKDQKTLVILDDVWDGFDLEAVGLSGVTTCKVLLTSRTREVLSGKMHTQKEFALDLLGEEESWSLFKKKAGDVVKDPSIKAVATKIAKKCGGLPVLVVTVASALKNRSTLYHWKYALTRLKKFDKEEFTEKTYLALEWSYILVEIWHWLGFV from the exons ATGGCGTTTCTGATTGATATTGGTACTGTAATTGTTGGAAAACTTGTGGAGTTAACGGTTACACCAGTTGGACGCCAAGTGGGTTATCTAATCTATTACAATCGGAATGTCAAAAAACTAGAGAATCAACTGAACAACTTGGTTGCTGTGAGTCAGGACGTGGAGCGTAAGGTTGGTGAAGAAAAGAGAAACTCAAGAGAAGTTGAAGTCCATGTCAACAACTGGCTGACAGATGTCAAAAAGATCACAGGAGAAGCAAATGTGATCTTGAATGAAGAACATAAAGAAAAGATGAAGTGTCTTTGTGGATTATTTCCTAATCTAGTGGTTCGTCATCAGCTAAGTCGAAAATCAACAAAATTGGTATGCGAAGTTGCTGAGATCTATGGGAAAAAAGACTTTAGCACTTTTGCCCATTCTACCACCCCACAAGATGTGCCCTCCAAAGATTACGAGGCCTTAAGCTCAAGAACTGTAGTGGTGGACCAAATAATGGATGTATTGAGAAATAGTCCTAATATCAACATGATTGGAGTGTATGGGTTTGGTGGTGTTGGAAAGACCACGCTCGTCAAAGAAGTTTCCAGGCAAGCTACACAAGACAAAACATTATTTGAGGATGTGGCTATGATATTGGACGTAAAACAAAACCCAAGCATCCAAAGAATTCAACAAGAAATTGCTGAGAAGTTAGGTCTTGACCTTCCTGAAAATAAGACTGTTGCTGGAAGAGCACGTCTTCTATCAAGCAGGATAAAAGACCAAAAGACTCTGGTAATTCTCGATGATGTGTGGGATGGATTTGATTTGGAGGCTGTGGGACTTTCTGGTGTGACGACTTGTAAAGTATTGTTGACATCAAGAACTCGTGAAGTATTATCCGGTAAGATGCATACACAAAAAGAGTTTGCACTTGATCTTTTAGGGGAAGAAGAATCTTGGAGTCTGTTCAAGAAGAAGGCAGGTGATGTTGTTAAAGATCCTTCCATAAAAGCTGTAGCAACCAAAATAGCCAAAAAATGTGGAGGTTTGCCGGTTTTAGTTGTCACTGTGGCAAGTGCCTTGAAAAATAGAAGTACATTATATCATTGGAAATATGCGTTGACACGTTTGAAAAAGTTTGATAAAGAAGAGTTCACAGAAAAGACTTACTTGGCTCTAGAGTGGAGTTATA TACTTGTTGAAATATGGCATTGGCTTGGGTTTGTTTAA
- the LOC101303904 gene encoding uncharacterized WD repeat-containing protein C1672.07-like, with amino-acid sequence MGIFEPFRAIGYTTSSVPFSVQRLGTEAFVTVSVGKAFQIYNCAKLTLVLVGPQLPKKIRALASYRDYTFVAYGTDIAVFKRSHQVATWSNHNAKVNLLLLFGEHILSADIDGNLYIWGFKGIDENLEPVGHIKLDENFTPSCIMHPDTYLNKVIIGSQEGSLQLWNISTKKKLYEFKGWKSSICSCVSSPALDVVAIGCADGKVHVHNIRYDEEIVTFTHSTRGAVTALSFSTDGQPLLASGGSSGVISIWNLEKRRLQSVIKEAHDGSVLSLHFFVNEPVLLSSSSDNSIKMWIFDTSDGVARLLRFRSGHSAPPQSIRFYANGRHILSAGQDRAFRLFSIIQDHQSRELSQRHITKRAKKLRVKEEEIKLKPVIAFDCAEIRERDWCNVVTCHMDTAQAYVWRLQNFVLGEHILKPRPENPTPVKACAISACGNFAILGTAGGWIERFNLQSGSSRGSYVDPLERSGSAHEGEVVGIACDSTNTHMISAGYHGDIKVWDFKGRGVPSRWEVGSSVVRIVFNRLNGLLAVAADDLIIRLFDVVASRMVRKFEGHTDRITDMCFSEDGKWLLSSSMDGSLRVWDVILARQIDALHVDVSVTALSLSPNMDILATSHVDQNGVYLWVNQSMFSGASKVGSYASGKQVVSVKLPSVSSTKGSEAEDIDEPVGNSAQIEDSLPTLVLQIPDLVTLSSYPKSQWQSLINLDVIKERNKPIEPPKKPEKAPFFLPSVPSLSGEIMFKPTGSTNEEAKGGEESSRIKGALAPSVFLQVLQSSAEMKNFSEFTDFIKTLSPSSLDMELRILQIVGDEDEEEPEKLVPIELLLDYFIHETACRNNFDFVQAVIRVFLKIHGETIRRQSRLQDKASKLLDVQQNTWQRVDKMFQSARCMVTFLSNSQF; translated from the exons ATGGGAATCTTCGAGCCGTTCAGAGCAATCGGGTACACAACCAGCTCCGTCCCCTTCTCCGTTCAGCGTCTCGGCACCGAAGCCTTCGTCACCGTCAGCGTCGGCAAAGCTTTCCAAATTTACAAT TGCGCAAAGCTCACTCTGGTCCTTGTTG GTCCGCAATTGCCCAAGAAGATTCGAGCTCTTGCTTCGTACCGTGACTATACATTTGTTGCATATGGGACCGACATTGCTGTTTTCAAGCGGTCTCATCAG GTAGCTACGTGGAGCAACCATAATGCGAAAGTCAATTTGTTGCTATTGTTTGGAGAGCACATCCTAAGTGCTGATATTGATGGTAATCTGTATATATGGGGATTTAAAGGAATTGATGAGAACCTTGAACCAGTTGGACATATTAAGTTGGATGAAAATTTTACTCCTAGCTGTATAATGCATCCGGATACCTACTTAAATAAG GTTATCATTGGGAGTCAAGAAGGTTCTCTGCAGCTTTGGAATATCAGCACAAAGAAAAAACTGTATGAGTTCAAGGGATGGAAATCTTCGATATGCAGCTGTGTTTCGTCTCCTGCACTAGATGTTGTTGCAATTGGTTGTGCTGATGGAAAAGTTCATGTTCACAACATACGATATGATGAAGAGATAGTGACGTTTACTCATTCAACACGAGGTGCTGTGACTGCCTTATCTTTCAGCACAG ATGGGCAGCCTCTTCTAGCATCTGGTGGTTCTTCTGGTGTCATAAGCATATGGAATCTCGAAAAAAGAAGGCTTCAGTCAGTTATAAAAGAGGCACATGATGGTTCTGTACTTTCACTGCACTTTTTTGTGAATGAACCAGTGTTATTGAGTTCATCATCAGACAATTCTATTAAA ATGTGGATTTTTGACACAAGCGATGGAGTTGCTCGTCTTCTACGGTTTAGAAGTGGTCATAGTGCTCCTCCACAGTCCATAAG GTTTTACGCAAATGGGAGACACATTCTATCGGCTGGTCAAGATCGGGCCTTTCGCCTTTTCTCTATAATCCAG GATCATCAAAGTAGAGAGCTTTCTCAACGTCATATAACAAAAAGAGCGAAGAAACTGAGGGTGAAG GAGGAAGAGATAAAACTGAAACCTGTCATTGCTTTTGATTGTG CTGAAATAAGAGAGCGAGACTGGTGCAATGTTGTTACATGTCACATGGATACTGCACAGGCATATGTGTGGAGACTTCAAAACTTTGTTCTTGGGGAGCATATTCTGAAACCAAGACCAGAAAACCCAACACCTGTGAAG GCCTGTGCAATCAGTGCGTGTGGAAATTTTGCCATTCTAGGGACAGCTGGTGGTTGGATTGAGCGGTTCAATCTGCAGTCAGGAAGCAGCCGAGGTAGTTATGTGGACCCATTGGAAAGAAGCGGCTCTGCCCATGAGGGGGAAGTTGTTGGAATTGCATGTGATTCAACTAATACTCACATGATAAGTGCTGGATATCATGGGGACATAAAG GTCTGGGATTTCAAGGGACGTGGAGTGCCATCTAGATGGGAAGTTGGGAGCTCTGTTGTCAGGATTGTATTCAATCGTTTGAATG GTCTTTTGGCTGTTGCCGCTGATGACCTAATTATCCGCTTGTTTGATGTTGTGGCATCAAGAATGGTTCGTAAATTTGAAGGCCATACTGATCGCATCACAGACATGTGTTTTAGTGAGGATGGAAAGTGGCTTTTGTCTTCCAGTATGGATGGAAGTCTTCGAGTTTGGGATGTTATCTTAGCAAGACAAATAGATGCGTTGCACGTAGATGTGTCTGTGACGGCATTGTCTCTGTCACCGAATATGGATATTTTAGCAACCTCCCATGTAGATCAAAACGGGGTCTATCTTTG GGTGAATCAATCAATGTTTTCCGGAGCATCGAAGGTAGGTTCCTATGCAAGTGGAAAGCAAGTTGTTAGTGTTAAGTTGCCATCTGTCTCTTCGACAAAAGGTTCTGAAGCTGAGGATATTGACGAGCCTGTTGGAAACTCTGCACAAATTGAAGATTCTCTTCCAACTCTTGTACTGCAAATTCCAGATCTTGTTACTCTCTCATCATATCCTAAAAGCCAGTGGCAAAGCTTAATCAACTTAGACGTTATAAAG GAACGAAATAAACCAATTGAGCCCCCAAAGAAACCCGAAAAGGCTCCTTTCTTTTTGCCTTCAGTTCCTTCTCTTTCAGGAGAAATAATGTTTAAGCCTACTGGGTCAACAAATGAGGAGGCAAAAGGTGGTGAAGAATCATCTAGAATAAAGGGTGCTCTAGCACCATCAGTATTCCTTCAAGTGCTTCAGTCATCTGCAGAAATGAAGAATT TTTCAGAATTTACTGATTTCATCAAAACTTTGTCCCCGTCATCCCTGGATATGGAACTTCGAATTCTTCAGATTGTTGGTGATGAGGATGAAGAAGAGCCAGAAAAGTTGGTTCCAATTGAACTGCTTCTAGACTATTTTATACACGAGACTGCATGCAGAAATAATTTTGACTTTGTGCAAGCTGTGATCAGAGTATTTCTGAAG ATCCATGGCGAGACAATTCGACGCCAGTCACGACTACAAGATAAGGCAAGCAAGCTCCTAGACGTTCAACAAAACACATGGCAAAGAGTAGATAAAATGTTTCAAAGTGCCAGGTGCATGGTCACTTTTCTTAGCAATTCACAATTTTGA